One stretch of Roseimicrobium sp. ORNL1 DNA includes these proteins:
- a CDS encoding acyltransferase → MSEISQRIPLPAEWSGAITGCIPRNPELRPMEAGKHRLINTLLRAPSGISSRIRIVWLRALGAKIGKNCWLKDIWVPRNPWDISLDDSVALDRHVTLVSSGPPTGTPRLHIGSGTYVNRFTIFDVHESITVGKSCMIGPSCYITDGDHGFTAGKLITQQPMIKAPVTIGSGAWLGAHVTVLKGVTIGDGAVVGAGAVVTRDVPANAIVAGVPAKIIGHRQNSSTASNPADRD, encoded by the coding sequence ATGTCGGAAATCTCACAGCGTATTCCATTGCCTGCCGAATGGTCAGGAGCTATCACAGGCTGCATTCCCCGCAATCCTGAACTCCGTCCCATGGAAGCCGGCAAGCACCGCCTCATCAATACCCTGCTGCGCGCCCCCTCCGGCATCTCTTCGCGCATCCGCATTGTCTGGCTCCGCGCACTCGGTGCGAAGATTGGGAAAAACTGCTGGCTCAAGGACATCTGGGTACCACGCAATCCGTGGGATATTTCTCTGGATGACAGCGTGGCGCTTGATCGGCATGTCACGCTGGTGAGCAGTGGTCCGCCCACAGGCACGCCTCGCCTCCATATCGGCAGCGGCACCTATGTGAACCGCTTCACCATCTTTGATGTGCATGAATCCATCACCGTGGGGAAAAGCTGCATGATCGGCCCCTCCTGCTACATCACGGACGGCGACCACGGTTTTACAGCAGGCAAGCTGATCACCCAGCAGCCCATGATCAAGGCGCCCGTCACGATCGGAAGCGGCGCCTGGCTCGGAGCCCACGTGACCGTGCTCAAGGGCGTCACCATCGGGGATGGCGCGGTGGTGGGTGCAGGAGCGGTGGTGACCCGCGATGTGCCGGCGAATGCCATCGTCGCGGGCGTCCCGGCAAAAATCATCGGGCACCGGCAGAATTCATCCACAGCATCGAATCCGGCAGACCGGGATTGA
- a CDS encoding DUF1501 domain-containing protein produces MISRRHFLQSSACGFGSLALSALAHGAANPLAVRQTHHTAKAKRVIFLFMAGGVSHVDSFDYKPRLLKDDGKMMDFNDARSVAKTGSGASQRVMKPLWDFKQHGQCGQWASSLFPNMAELVDDLCFVQGMHTEGVAHGPATLFLHTGSTNFIRPSMGSWVSYGLGTENENLPAFVSISPSLSNGGPRNYGTAFLPPVFQGTALGRAGAPAAEANIKNIRNTMLTGEQQRKQFDLLRSLNHEQLQRSALGGQDAELEAVLNSYELAWRLQGNAPETLDISGESEDTLKLYGINEKPTDNFGRQCLMARRLAEKGVRYIQVNYTDNSNNPAWDQHSNLPKHGEHAASVDKPIAGLVKDLKQRGLLEDTLVWWGGEFGRTPYAERNGTGRDHNPLGFTQWLAGAGVKPGFSFGGTDEFGHFAVEDKVHMHDMHATILHLLGLDHEKLTYRYAGRNFRLTDVHGHVVKEILA; encoded by the coding sequence ATGATCTCACGCCGACACTTCCTGCAATCTTCCGCCTGCGGCTTTGGCTCGCTCGCGCTCTCCGCTCTCGCCCATGGTGCCGCCAATCCGCTCGCGGTGCGCCAGACGCATCACACCGCGAAAGCGAAGCGGGTGATCTTCCTTTTCATGGCAGGTGGCGTGAGTCATGTGGACTCCTTCGACTACAAGCCGCGCCTGCTGAAGGACGACGGCAAGATGATGGACTTCAATGACGCGCGCTCCGTGGCGAAGACCGGCTCCGGCGCGTCCCAGCGTGTGATGAAGCCGCTGTGGGATTTCAAGCAGCATGGCCAGTGTGGCCAGTGGGCCTCCTCGCTCTTCCCCAACATGGCGGAGCTGGTGGATGACCTCTGCTTTGTGCAGGGCATGCATACCGAAGGTGTGGCGCATGGACCGGCGACCTTGTTCCTTCACACCGGCTCCACGAATTTCATCCGCCCGAGCATGGGCTCGTGGGTGAGCTACGGACTCGGCACGGAGAATGAGAACCTGCCCGCGTTTGTGAGCATCAGCCCCAGTCTGAGCAATGGTGGTCCGCGCAACTACGGCACGGCGTTTCTCCCACCTGTGTTCCAGGGCACCGCTTTGGGTCGCGCGGGTGCGCCGGCGGCCGAGGCGAACATCAAGAACATCCGCAACACCATGCTCACGGGCGAGCAGCAGCGGAAGCAGTTCGATTTGCTGCGCTCGCTGAATCACGAGCAACTCCAGCGCTCGGCCTTGGGTGGTCAGGATGCGGAACTCGAAGCCGTGCTGAACTCGTATGAGCTCGCGTGGCGCCTGCAGGGAAATGCACCGGAGACGCTCGATATTTCCGGCGAGTCCGAGGACACGCTGAAGCTCTATGGCATCAATGAAAAGCCCACAGACAACTTCGGACGCCAGTGCCTCATGGCGCGTCGTCTCGCGGAGAAGGGCGTGCGGTATATCCAGGTGAACTACACCGACAACTCGAACAATCCCGCATGGGACCAGCATTCCAATCTGCCGAAGCATGGCGAGCACGCCGCCTCGGTGGACAAGCCGATTGCCGGTCTGGTGAAGGACCTGAAGCAGCGCGGCCTGCTGGAGGATACGCTCGTGTGGTGGGGTGGTGAATTCGGCCGCACGCCGTATGCCGAGCGCAACGGCACGGGGCGCGATCACAATCCGCTGGGCTTTACCCAATGGCTCGCCGGCGCCGGTGTGAAGCCGGGCTTCAGCTTCGGTGGCACCGATGAGTTTGGCCACTTCGCCGTGGAGGACAAGGTCCACATGCATGACATGCATGCGACCATCCTGCACCTGCTGGGGCTGGATCACGAGAAGCTCACGTACCGCTATGCGGGAAGGAATTTCCGACTCACCGATGTGCACGGGCACGTGGTGAAGGAGATTCTGGCGTGA